Proteins from a genomic interval of Flammeovirgaceae bacterium SG7u.111:
- a CDS encoding DUF4212 domain-containing protein has protein sequence MENNSKPKAYWKANLRYLLILLGVWVFVSYGCGILFADFLNGIKVGGFKLGFWFAQQGAMYVFVILIFVYVRLMNKLDKKYGYDE, from the coding sequence ATGGAAAACAACTCTAAGCCAAAAGCTTACTGGAAAGCTAACTTGCGCTATTTGCTCATACTACTCGGAGTGTGGGTCTTCGTTTCTTATGGATGCGGGATTTTATTTGCCGATTTCCTCAACGGCATAAAAGTAGGAGGGTTCAAACTTGGGTTTTGGTTTGCCCAACAAGGGGCAATGTACGTCTTTGTCATCTTGATTTTTGTCTATGTCCGGCTCATGAATAAGCTCGACAAAAAATACGGTTACGACGAATAG
- a CDS encoding sodium:solute symporter family protein, with the protein MDVQIWTYLIVGVTFLIYIGIAIWSRAGTTGEFYVAGGGVHPIANGMATAADWMSAASFISMAGLISFMGYDGSVYLMGWTGGYVLLALLLAPYLRKFGKFTVPDFVGDRYYSNTARTVAVVCALFVSFTYIAGQMRGVGVVFSRFLEVDVTAGVIIGMIIVFFYAVLGGMKGITYTQVAQYCILIFAFMVPAIFISILMTGNPIPQLGFGGSLEDGTYLLDKLDGLHEELGFAAYTEGSKGVLDMLCITAALMVGTAGLPHVIVRFFTVPKVKDARVSAGYALIFIAILYTTAPAISAFARTNLINTVNNGEYEKMPEWFSKWETTGLIKFDDKNGDGRIKYVGDAAENELTIDKDIMVLANPEIANLPNWVIALVAAGGLAAALSTAAGLLLVISSSVSHDLIKKQLAPNISEKGELIAARVAAGFAVILAGHFGVNPPDYVAATVAFAFGFAASSFFPAIILGIFNKRMNREGAVAGMVVGLLFTSAYIIYFKFMNPELNVEENWFLGISPEGIGTVGMIVNFVVAMIVMQFTPAPPQEIRDLVENIRLPDHSGEAHSIEA; encoded by the coding sequence ATGGACGTACAGATTTGGACCTACCTCATAGTAGGCGTAACTTTTTTGATATATATAGGCATTGCCATATGGAGTAGAGCTGGCACTACAGGCGAATTTTATGTGGCAGGTGGTGGTGTTCACCCCATAGCCAACGGCATGGCGACTGCTGCGGACTGGATGTCGGCAGCATCGTTCATTTCCATGGCCGGGCTGATCTCCTTCATGGGCTACGACGGCTCGGTGTACCTCATGGGCTGGACGGGCGGCTACGTGTTGCTTGCACTTTTGCTTGCACCTTATTTGCGGAAGTTTGGCAAGTTTACCGTGCCCGATTTCGTGGGCGATCGTTATTATTCTAACACCGCCCGAACAGTAGCGGTGGTTTGTGCCCTCTTCGTTTCTTTTACCTACATAGCCGGGCAGATGCGTGGCGTAGGCGTGGTATTTTCCCGCTTTTTGGAAGTGGATGTGACTGCGGGGGTAATTATCGGGATGATCATTGTCTTTTTCTATGCTGTTTTGGGTGGGATGAAAGGCATCACCTACACCCAAGTTGCCCAATATTGTATCCTGATTTTTGCCTTTATGGTGCCAGCCATTTTCATCTCTATCTTGATGACGGGCAATCCTATCCCCCAACTGGGTTTTGGAGGGTCGCTGGAAGACGGAACGTATTTGCTCGATAAGCTAGATGGCTTGCACGAAGAACTCGGTTTTGCCGCCTACACCGAAGGTAGCAAGGGCGTGTTGGATATGTTGTGCATCACCGCTGCCCTTATGGTTGGTACCGCTGGTTTGCCACACGTTATCGTTCGGTTCTTTACCGTGCCCAAAGTGAAAGATGCCCGTGTTTCGGCAGGCTATGCGCTTATTTTTATTGCGATCCTTTATACCACCGCTCCAGCTATTTCCGCTTTTGCAAGGACAAACCTGATCAATACGGTGAACAATGGGGAGTATGAAAAAATGCCCGAATGGTTTAGCAAGTGGGAAACCACGGGGCTGATAAAGTTTGACGATAAAAATGGAGATGGGAGGATAAAATATGTAGGAGATGCTGCGGAAAACGAGCTGACCATTGACAAAGATATTATGGTACTTGCCAACCCCGAAATAGCCAACCTGCCCAACTGGGTTATTGCCCTGGTGGCTGCTGGTGGTTTGGCCGCTGCCCTCAGCACGGCTGCTGGGCTGTTGCTCGTGATCAGCTCTTCGGTTTCTCACGATCTCATAAAAAAACAGCTAGCCCCTAACATTTCGGAAAAAGGAGAGCTGATCGCTGCACGGGTTGCCGCAGGCTTTGCTGTAATTTTGGCAGGGCATTTTGGTGTGAACCCGCCCGACTATGTAGCCGCCACCGTGGCATTTGCCTTTGGCTTTGCCGCATCCTCCTTTTTTCCCGCCATCATATTGGGGATTTTCAACAAACGGATGAACAGGGAAGGAGCGGTTGCTGGAATGGTCGTCGGCTTGCTGTTCACCTCGGCATACATCATTTATTTCAAGTTTATGAACCCCGAGCTGAATGTAGAAGAAAACTGGTTCTTGGGTATTTCACCCGAGGGAATAGGTACGGTAGGGATGATCGTAAACTTCGTGGTAGCTATGATCGTAATGCAGTTTACGCCAGCTCCACCGCAAGAGATTAGGGACTTAGTGGAGAACATTCGCTTGCCTGATCATTCTGGTGAGGCACATAGCATTGAAGCTTGA